The following are from one region of the Vulpes vulpes isolate BD-2025 chromosome 14, VulVul3, whole genome shotgun sequence genome:
- the PIGT gene encoding GPI transamidase component PIG-T isoform X1 encodes MAAARLRLVWLAPLLLGLVDGGRAEPPRDTLREELVITPLPSGDVAATFQFRTRWDSDLQREEVSHYRLFPKALGQLISKYSLRELHLSFTQGFWRTRYWGPPFLQAPSGAELWVWFQDTVTDVDKSWKELSNVLSGIFCASLNFIDSTNTVTPTASFKPLGLANGTDHYFLRYAVLPREVVCTENLTPWKKLLPCSSKAGLSVLLKADRLFHTSYHSQAVHIRPVCRNARCTSISWELRQTLSVVYDAFVTGQGKKDWSLFRMFSRTLTEPCPLASESRVYVDVTSYNQDNETLEVHPTPTTTYQDVTLGTQKTYAVYDLLDTAVINNSRNLNLQFKWKSPPENEAPPVPFLHAQRYVSGYGLQNGELNTLLYNTHPYRAFPVLVLDTVPWYLRLYVHTLTITSKGKENKPSYVHYQPAQDRLQPHLLEMLIQLPANSATKVSIQFERALLKWTEYTPDPNHGFYVSPSVLSALVPSMVAAKPVDWEESPLFKSLYPVSDSSSYFVRLYTEPLLVNLPTPDFSMPYNVICLTCTVVAVCYGSFYNLLTRTFHIEEPSTGGLAKWLANLIRRARGVPPL; translated from the exons ATGGCGGCGGCCCGCTTGCGGCTCGTGTGGCTCGCGCCGCTGCTCCTGGGGCTGGTGGACGGGGGCCGAGCAGAGCCCCCACGAGATACGCTGCGGGAGGAGCTCGTTATCACCCCGCTGCCTTCCGGGGACGTAGCCGCCACATTCCAGTTCCGCACGCGCTGGGATTCGGACCTGCAGCGAGAAGAAG TGTCTCATTATAGGCTATTtcccaaggccctggggcagTTGATCTCCAAGTATTCTCTACGAGAGCTGCACTTGTCATTCACTCAAGGCTTCTGGAGGACTCGGTACTGGGGGCCACCCTTCCTGCAGGCCCCATCAGGTGCAGAGCTCTGGGTCTGGTTCCAAGACACCGTCACGGA CGTGGATAAATCTTGGAAGGAGCTCAGTAATGTCCTCTCGGGGATCTTCTGTGCCTCCTTGAACTTCATCGACTCTACCAACACGGTCACTCCTACTGCCTCCTTCAAACCCCTGGGGCTGGCCAATG GCACTGATCATTATTTCCTACGCTACGCGGTGCTGCCACGAGAGGTGGTCTGCACTGAGAACCTCACCCCGTGGAAGAAGCTCTTGCCCTGTAGTTCCAAG GCAGGCCTGTCTGTGCTGTTGAAGGCTGATCGCTTATTCCACACAAGCTACCACTCCCAGGCAGTGCATATTCGTCCTGTTTGCAGA AATGCACGCTGTACCAGCATCTCCTGGGAGCTGAGGCAGACCCTGTCTGTCGTATATGACGCCTTTGTCACAGGACAGGGGAAGAAAG aCTGGTCCCTCTTCCGGATGTTCTCTCGAACCCTTACAGAGCCCTGTCCCCTGGCTTCGGAGAGCCGAGTCTATGTGGACGTCACCAGCTATAACCAG GACAATGAGACATTGGAGGTTCACCCAACCCCAACCACCACGTACCAGGACGTCACCCTCGGTACCCAGAAGACCTACGCCGTTTATGACTTGCTTGACACAGCTGTGATCAACAACTCCCGTAACCTCAACCTCCAGTTCAAATGGAAGAGCCCTCCAGAGAATG AGGCCCCTCCAGTACCCTTCCTGCATGCCCAGCGATATGTGAGTGGCTACGGGCTACAGAATGGGGAGCTGAACACGCTGCTATACAATACTCACCCATACCGCGCCTTCCCTGTGCTGGTGCTGGACACAGTGCCCTGGTACCTGCGGCTCTATGTGCACACCCTCACCATCACCTCCAAGGGCAAGGAGAACAAGCCAA GTTACGTCCACTACCAGCCCGCACAGGACCGGTTGCAGCCACACCTCCTGGAGATGCTGATTCAGCTGCCCGCCAACTCGGCCACTAAGGTCTCCATTCAGTTTGAGCGGGCGCTGCTCAAGTGGACTGAGTACACCCCGGACCCCAACCATGGCTTCTATGTGAG CCCATCTGTCCTCAGTGCCCTCGTGCCCAGCATGGTGGCAGCCAAGCCCGTGGACTGGGAGGAGAGTCCCCTCTTCAAGTCCCT GTACCCGGTCTCCGATAGCTCTAGCTACTTCGTGCGCCTCTACACTGAGCCGCTGCTGGTGAACCTGCCCACACCGGACTTCAGCATGCCCTACAACGTCATCTGCCTCACGTGCACAGTGGTGGCTGTGTGCTATGGTTCCTTCTACAATCTCCTTACACGAACCTTCCACATCGAGGAGCCCAGCACGGGTGGCCTGGCCAAATGGCTGGCCAACCTTATCCGGCGTGCCCGTGGTGTCCCCCCGCTGTGA
- the PIGT gene encoding GPI transamidase component PIG-T isoform X2, whose amino-acid sequence MIVSGFLSPSSVDKSWKELSNVLSGIFCASLNFIDSTNTVTPTASFKPLGLANGTDHYFLRYAVLPREVVCTENLTPWKKLLPCSSKAGLSVLLKADRLFHTSYHSQAVHIRPVCRNARCTSISWELRQTLSVVYDAFVTGQGKKDWSLFRMFSRTLTEPCPLASESRVYVDVTSYNQDNETLEVHPTPTTTYQDVTLGTQKTYAVYDLLDTAVINNSRNLNLQFKWKSPPENEAPPVPFLHAQRYVSGYGLQNGELNTLLYNTHPYRAFPVLVLDTVPWYLRLYVHTLTITSKGKENKPSYVHYQPAQDRLQPHLLEMLIQLPANSATKVSIQFERALLKWTEYTPDPNHGFYVSPSVLSALVPSMVAAKPVDWEESPLFKSLYPVSDSSSYFVRLYTEPLLVNLPTPDFSMPYNVICLTCTVVAVCYGSFYNLLTRTFHIEEPSTGGLAKWLANLIRRARGVPPL is encoded by the exons ATGATAGTAAGTGGGTTTTTGTCTCCATCCAGCGTGGATAAATCTTGGAAGGAGCTCAGTAATGTCCTCTCGGGGATCTTCTGTGCCTCCTTGAACTTCATCGACTCTACCAACACGGTCACTCCTACTGCCTCCTTCAAACCCCTGGGGCTGGCCAATG GCACTGATCATTATTTCCTACGCTACGCGGTGCTGCCACGAGAGGTGGTCTGCACTGAGAACCTCACCCCGTGGAAGAAGCTCTTGCCCTGTAGTTCCAAG GCAGGCCTGTCTGTGCTGTTGAAGGCTGATCGCTTATTCCACACAAGCTACCACTCCCAGGCAGTGCATATTCGTCCTGTTTGCAGA AATGCACGCTGTACCAGCATCTCCTGGGAGCTGAGGCAGACCCTGTCTGTCGTATATGACGCCTTTGTCACAGGACAGGGGAAGAAAG aCTGGTCCCTCTTCCGGATGTTCTCTCGAACCCTTACAGAGCCCTGTCCCCTGGCTTCGGAGAGCCGAGTCTATGTGGACGTCACCAGCTATAACCAG GACAATGAGACATTGGAGGTTCACCCAACCCCAACCACCACGTACCAGGACGTCACCCTCGGTACCCAGAAGACCTACGCCGTTTATGACTTGCTTGACACAGCTGTGATCAACAACTCCCGTAACCTCAACCTCCAGTTCAAATGGAAGAGCCCTCCAGAGAATG AGGCCCCTCCAGTACCCTTCCTGCATGCCCAGCGATATGTGAGTGGCTACGGGCTACAGAATGGGGAGCTGAACACGCTGCTATACAATACTCACCCATACCGCGCCTTCCCTGTGCTGGTGCTGGACACAGTGCCCTGGTACCTGCGGCTCTATGTGCACACCCTCACCATCACCTCCAAGGGCAAGGAGAACAAGCCAA GTTACGTCCACTACCAGCCCGCACAGGACCGGTTGCAGCCACACCTCCTGGAGATGCTGATTCAGCTGCCCGCCAACTCGGCCACTAAGGTCTCCATTCAGTTTGAGCGGGCGCTGCTCAAGTGGACTGAGTACACCCCGGACCCCAACCATGGCTTCTATGTGAG CCCATCTGTCCTCAGTGCCCTCGTGCCCAGCATGGTGGCAGCCAAGCCCGTGGACTGGGAGGAGAGTCCCCTCTTCAAGTCCCT GTACCCGGTCTCCGATAGCTCTAGCTACTTCGTGCGCCTCTACACTGAGCCGCTGCTGGTGAACCTGCCCACACCGGACTTCAGCATGCCCTACAACGTCATCTGCCTCACGTGCACAGTGGTGGCTGTGTGCTATGGTTCCTTCTACAATCTCCTTACACGAACCTTCCACATCGAGGAGCCCAGCACGGGTGGCCTGGCCAAATGGCTGGCCAACCTTATCCGGCGTGCCCGTGGTGTCCCCCCGCTGTGA
- the DBNDD2 gene encoding dysbindin domain-containing protein 2, translating into MRCEVCGNGFCVKEEKEVAQSRGADMDPNPRAALERQQLRLRERQKFFEEILQPETEFVFPLSHLHLESQRPPIGSISSMEVNVDALEQVELIDIGDQDGADVFLPCEDPPPASQTSGLDDHPEELSLPVPTPDRTASRTSSSSSDDSTNLHSPNPSDGGADTPLAQSDEEDGADGGAEPGACS; encoded by the exons ATGAGATGTGAAGTTTGTGGTAATGGATTCTGCgtcaaagaagagaaggaggtagCCCAGTCCAGAG GAGCTGACATGGACCCAAATCCTCGGGCAGCCCTGGAGCGCCAGCAGCTCCGCCTTCGGGAGCGGCAGAAATTCTTCGAGGAAATTTTACAGCCGGAGACAGAGTTTGTCTTCCCCCTGTCCCACCTGCATCTTGAGTCACAGAGAC CCCCCATAGGTAGTATCTCATCCATGGAAGTGAATGTGGATGCACTGGAACAGGTAGAACTTATTGACATTGGAGACCAGGATGGAGCAGATGTGTTCTTGCCTTGTGAAGACCCTCCGCCAGCCTCCCAGACATCTG GGCTGGATGACCATCCAGAGGAGCTGAGCCTGCCAGTGCCTACGCCAGACAGGACTGCCTCACGTACCTCCTCATCATCTTCCGATGACTCCACCAACCTGCACAGCCCAAATCCCAGCGATGGTGGAGCAGACACGCCCTTGGCACAATCTGATGAGGAGGATGGGGCTGATGGAGGGGCAGAGCCTGGAGCTTGCAGCTAG